The genomic interval CAGCATAAAGTTGCAATTGTTTGGCATGCGAGCTAAGGTTTTGATATTCGGCGACTTCGAACTTGAAGTGAATCTGATCGGCCTATAGAGTGTTTTGTTTTGTGTTTATTAATTATTTCTAAATTTGGTCAAACGTATGAATACGAATAAAAAGAATATAAAGAACATCCAATCATTTACGCCATAAATAGCGTAAAATATTCCAGCCATTTTATCTTTTGTAAAAACATCTGAAACATTATTATTTAGCATCCATTTTATCCAGCTAAAACCATAGATAAATTTTTCAACAGCAAAAATGCCAACGAGCCATTTTACATGATGATAATTTTTTGCAACGGATATATAGACTAAGCCCCAAAGAACAATCATTAATAATCCAAAATTTGACATCACAACTGGATCAAATTCAGGAATAACAGAATTTGTAAAGAATCTTGAAAAAACGAATACTGTCATATTCATGAATCCAGCTATAACAAACCCTTTTGAAATTGTTTCACTTTTTATATTCATAGTCAATTAAATTTTTGTTTATATTTATTTTATTTACATTAAACCATTGGTTTTTACAATATAACTTCTATTTTAAAGTATCAAACTGGCATTAAGTATTCAAATTCAGTATGCTTACTGAATTTATTAAAGCAAGATGGAGTTATTTTATTCATGAATTTTAAATCGAATATTTATTTTTATGCAATAAGTTGTATTGTTATACAGGGTATCGGAAATATTTTTGCGAAAATTATTTTTAATTGGTGTAGCATTCTGTATAGATTGAATATTTTATTTTTTCACCGTTGATGGCATTCATAATATTTTACAATCGGATTCATTTTAAAGAATAGAGTTCAAATTTAAACAGCTGATTTTGTAGCTACTTTATTTGTGCATTAAACAAAACAAATGTTTTTTTATACTTTTTAAAAAATAATTAGAATTTAACATCCTTTAACGATAGCTCTAAATTCATTAAAAGCGGATGAAGTCTGTGGGATTTACAGGTCGGCCTTTGTACCATAATTCGAAATGTAAATGGGGTCCATTTGTTAAAGTACCTGTATTTCCAATTATGGCAATTGCTTCTCCGGCTTTGACTCTAGCACCTGTTTTCTTGAGCAAGGCAGAATTGTGTTTATATATACTAACAAGATTATTACCATGCTGAATGGCAATTGTATGTCCATTTTCAATGGACCAATCTGACTGAATAACGGATCCGGCAAGCATAGATTTGATCGGAGTATTTTTTGCTGCCATAATATCTACTCCTAAATGTCCTTTTTCGAGATTATAAGCGGCTCCCAGAGGTCCTCGAATTGGGGAAGTAAACTGTAGGTCTTTAAAACTTTCACTATCTGACGATTTAAAATTGGACTTAGTTTGTTGAAACGAAGGAGTTTGGATTGCCGATTTGGATCGATTTTCCATGGCCTGGTTAGCTTCAAATTCAGCCCGTAAAAGACTATCTTCCTTTACTTTTGGCATAGGATCTGGTCGTTCTTGCTTAATTTGAATATTTTTAGTGACGTCTGCGCTAGTTTCTGGATTTCCAGTTAGAATGCGTTTTACACTTGAAATATAGGTTTCCCGAGCCTGAAGTTCTTCTTCAAGTTTTGTTACTTTTTGTTCTAATTTAATAAAATCGCCCTGTGATCTTATATCGCCATAACCCGGAACATATCGTTTTAAGGGTGTAAAAGCTATCAATAAGAACAGAAATAAGCCTAAAATAAACACTATAGTACTTGCTAAAATGTAAATATTTTGCAGTGTTAAGCGGTAACTGGCTGTTTCTTCAAAGGATTCTTCATTTCTAATAATAAATAGAAATTGTTTTTCCAAGTGCTCCTTAATCCACTTCTTCTTCTGGTTCCAGTCAAAAGCCATCCTTAAAAATACTATATTTTATAATAAATTTGCGCGATTTTAGTTATTATAGACATTCCTTAGCTTTTCATGAAAATTACAGTCAGAATCCTATTTTTAGTAGCCGTATCCAGTGTTTTCTTGTTTGATGCCTGTGTAACTCACCGCAAAAAAGGTCAAACTTCTGCTTTTGGCCAGTTTTATCATAATACCACCGCAAAATACAATGGTTATTTCAATGCCAACGAAATAATGCAAGAAAGTATTACGGCTTTAGATCAATCCTATAAAGATAATTTTAATAAGATCCTCCCAGTTTTTACTTATAATGCCAGTGAAAATACGGATGCGCAGAAACCAAAATTAGACAAGGCTATTGAGAAAGTTTCCAATGTTGTTTTGGCTCACCGGGTGAGTCATTGGTCAGATGACTGTTATTTAATTTTATGTAAAGCACAGTATATTAAGAAAGATTATGAAACAGCTGAAAGTTCATTTCGCTTTTTTTTGGATGAATTTGATCCGCTTAAAAATAAGGTGAGTGCTAAAAAAATAAAAACGAAAACTGCAAAAGAGAAGAAGGAAACTGCTGAAGATGTAAAAAAAGAGCGTAAAAAAGCTGCCGAGCAAAAAGCAAAGGAGCGTAAGGAAATGCAAAAAGCAAGGGAAAAGGCAAAAAAGAATAAACAAAAATCTAAATCACCACCAACAGAAGCAAAAAAGGAAACAAGTGTTCCAGAATCAAAAACTAAAACAACCACCAATATAGTTCAGGAAACCAAGAAAGACAATTCAAAAATTACAAATGAAGGGTCCTGGTTATTTCCACATTATCCGGCATTTTGGGAAGGCGCTATTTGGGCAGGTAAAAATCTTATAGAACGGGGCAAACCTTATGAGGCTGAACAATTATTTAAACGGGTGGATAATGATCCGCTGGCTCCTAAATCTTTGAAAGGCGAACTCTACGCTTCTTTTGCAGATTTATATGTTAAAACCGGAAAGTACGAACAAGCAATTCAGTCTTTAAAATTGGCAATTGATAATACAAAATCAAAAAAAGTAAAATCCAGATACGCTTATATCGTTGGTCAATTATATCAACGAGCAGGAAGAATTGAATCATCAAATCAATATTTTGCTCAATGCATAAAATGGAAACCTGGTTATGACCTAAGCTTCCATGCAAAAATGAATTTATTTTTAAATGATGCGACAGAAGGAGCTGCATCTGAACAAGTAATTGCGAATATTCAGAAATTGTTAAAAGATCCAAAGAATAAAGATTATCAAGGGGAACTGTATTATTCCTTAGCGATCATCAGTTTAAACCAGAACAAAAAAGAACAAGCTGTTGATCAATTTAATTTATCTCTACAATCTCCAAATGTTACCAATTCACAAAAAGCGGACTCTTATTCAAAATTAGCAGATTTGTATTTTGATCAACAGGATTATCTTAAAGCAAAATTATATTACGATAGTACTTTAAATGTATTGACCAAAAATGATGAGCGAAGAGGAAGTATTTCAAGAATTTTAGCAAATCTGGAAGAAATTGCTCAACACCTTCAAAATATTTCTTTACAAGATAGTATGTTGAAAATTGCTGCTTTATCTGTGAAAGATAAACGAGCTTATGCCATTCAATTAAAAAATGCTAAAAAAGCAAAAGTAGCAGAACCTAATATGGGTAAAGATTTGCGGTCAAAGTTTATGGAACTTGATGCAGAATCTGCCAATCCTTTTGGACGTGAGTTAGAGAAAAGGCAGGACGCTAAAAAAGCAAACAGTAGCTTTTTTGCATATGACCAACGTTCCGTTAATAGAGGTCGTTCTGAATTTGAACAGAACTGGGGAAATCGGCCATTAGAAGATAATTGGCGAAGGAAAAATAAAAACTCATTTGCAATCAATGAGATTAAAGTGGAGCGAACAGAAGAAGATCAGGATACCCTAGAATCTGATTTAGCACAATTTTTAAGTGGCGTGCCGGATACACCAGAAGAGATTGCTGAGGCTAAGAAAAAATCTCAGAATCAATGTATGCTATCGGTATACTCTATCGTGAAAAACTTGAAAATTATACAAAATCTACAAGTACTTTAAAAAATTTATTGGATCAATATCCGACAACTGAACGCAAAGCGGATGCACTCTATTATTTATATTTGAATTGTATAGATTTAAAGGATTTAGCCTGTGCTAACTCCTATAAGGATAAAATTATTTATGAATTTCCAAATAGTCATTATTCAAAAATATTATCAGATCCTGAATATGTAAAAACAATCCTGGCAAAGCGGGATGAAATTTCAATTGACTATACCAATGCTTATAATTTATATGCTTCGAATAAATTTAATGAAGCGTTTGAAGCCTTGCAGATTTTAAAGAATAAAATCAGGCCTCCACATATTTTGCAGGCAAAAGTGGCCTTGTTAGCAGCTATGTGTCTAGGCAATACCCAAGGGAAGGATGTTTATATAAATGCACTAAGAGATGTTGTTGCAAATTATCCTTCCACAGCGGAGGAAGTAAAAGCGAAGGAAATTTTGAGATTTCTAAAAGGAGATCAGGATGCATTTATTGAAATCAGCCAAACTGAATTGGATAAAACCAATTTTAAAATGGAAGATGATAAATTGCATTTTATTTTAATTGTTATGTATGATCCTCCAGAGAAAGCTGTTGATAAAGCAAAGATTGCAATTTCTGATTATCATCAAAATTATCACAAACCTGAAAATTTAAAAATGACCAGTGTGGATCTTGATGTAGATTCCAATCAACCTTTAATTTTAGTTCGCAAATTTGATAATAAAGCGGCTGCCATGAAATATTATAATGGTATTCAAAGAAAACCAAAGGAATATATTACAGGATTTGATAATTGGGAAGTATATGCTTTAACTCAAAATAATTACAGAGAAATACTTCGTATAAAAACATTAAGTGAGTATAAATCTTTCTTTAAGAAGAATTATCTTGATGGAAATTGATTCGATTTATTTTTAATCTTTTAATTCAGATTTGATTGAATTGCAATTTCCACTAAACATCTTATTATAGTTGACTTGGGTTCAATAATTTAATATTTCTATAATTCCAAATCAGTGTTCATAGCAAGACCCCTTTAATATTTAATTTGATCAAGTAGCGATAGCAAGAGTAGCCATCGATATTTTTACAGATTTTGCTTTCTTCAATACAGATGCACAAGCTTCTAAAGTAGCTCCAGTAGTTAGAATATCATCGACCAGTAAAATATGTTTTCCTTGGATCTCAGCTGCTTTATTTAATTCAAAGACAGACTGCATATTTCGCAGACGTTCTTGTCGGTTTTTCTCGGTTTGAGTAAAAGTTTCTTTTTTGCGTGTTAAGATATTTTCTTTCCAGGGAATATGCATTGAACT from Saprospiraceae bacterium carries:
- a CDS encoding M23 family metallopeptidase — encoded protein: MEKQFLFIIRNEESFEETASYRLTLQNIYILASTIVFILGLFLFLLIAFTPLKRYVPGYGDIRSQGDFIKLEQKVTKLEEELQARETYISSVKRILTGNPETSADVTKNIQIKQERPDPMPKVKEDSLLRAEFEANQAMENRSKSAIQTPSFQQTKSNFKSSDSESFKDLQFTSPIRGPLGAAYNLEKGHLGVDIMAAKNTPIKSMLAGSVIQSDWSIENGHTIAIQHGNNLVSIYKHNSALLKKTGARVKAGEAIAIIGNTGTLTNGPHLHFELWYKGRPVNPTDFIRF